CAGCGGAAACAGTCGCACGCGGCCCGAACACCAAAGGTATACCGGTGCGGAATCGCGATCCGCGATTGAGCCCGTTCACTGGCGACGCAAAGTGCCGATATCGTATCCGAATTAGAACAGCCGCCCCTGCCCGTTCGCGTCGGGCGGCGGCCGAAACTTCGAGCAATCGTAAGGCGGTAGCCCGCCGTCCAGACCGAGCCGCCGAGAGAACACCTTGAACACCTTCCGAATGAAGCCCGCGTACTCACCCGTTCCGGTCATCCGCTGATCGAACGCGCTGTTATTGAGCCGACCACCTCGTGCGTCCCGCACGCGCCCCTCAACGCGGCTCACCCGTTCTGGAAACGTTCTCGCCATCCAGTCCAAAAAGACCGGCGCAACGGCCAGCGGTAGCCGCAGCATCACGTACCCCGCGGCCCCCGCGCCCGCGACTTTAGCCGCCTCCAAAACGGTCGGCATCTCCGCATCATTGAGGCCCGGAATGACCGGAGCCACGAGTACCCGCACGGGCACCCCGGCGGCCGACAGTTCGCGGACCGCTCGAAGCCGGGCGAGCGGCGCGGACGCGCGCGGTTCCATTGACCGCGCGAGTGCGGCATCGAGCGTCGTAACGCTGATGTTCACGTGAACCAACCCGTCGGCGGCCATCGGAGCCAACAGGTCGAGGTCGCGCAGCACCAGCGCGTTTTTAGTAATGATGCTCACGGGCTGGCTCGAGACGGCCGCGACTTCGAGGCACCGGCGCGTGAGTCGCAACCGGCGCTCGCACGGCTGGTACGGATCGGTCACCCCCGAAAGCGCGATCGGCTCCGGCACCCACCCGTCGCGCGCCAGAAACGCACGAAACAGCTTCGGCGCATCGTGTTTGACGACGATCTTCGTCTCGAACCCCAACCCCGCATCGAAACCCAAATATTCGTGCGTCGGGCGCGCGTAGCAGTACGAGCACCCGTGTTCGCACCCGCGGTACGGGTTCAAACTGTAACGGAAGCCGACATCGGGGCTATCGTTTTCGGAGACGACGGATTTGGTGCGGTCCGAAATGAACTCCGTGGCCGGATTCGACAGGGCCGCAAGATCGTCGGCGTCCGGTTCGATCACGTCGAGCGCTGAAACCCTTGATGTACTATCAAATCGGTTGATTGGTCGGAGGTTCGATCCCCGACCGACCGCATCTATACGCGCGTCCCCCATTCCGTCATCTTAACGCCGGCTTGGGGGCACCGTAATCTCGGTAGGTGAGGCACGTGGTTACCCGAAGAACGGCCCGCGCGGGCACCGTACCGCGCGGGCACCGTACCGCACGCGACATCTCGCCAGAACCACAAGAGCAAGGCAGGTCACGATGAGCGCCCCCATTCACCTCCGACGATTCCACCCCGCGGACGCGCCCGCACGGTTCGCTTCGTTTCGGGGCACCGTTCACTGGGTGAACAGCCGGGACTACTCGCCCGCGCAGGTTCGGGCGCAGACCCCAGAGGAGATCAACCCGATCCGCTGGGCAACACTCGCCGACCGGTTCGCGCGTCTTAAGAGGAACGGCGCCGTGTCAAAGCACTGTCTCCGCGTGCAATTCGCGGCCACATTTGACATTGAATTTTGTACTTTTGACCACTATCGCGTATAATGGAGTGGGCGCACCACGTGTCGGGTAATGGAATTTGCAGTTCGGGTACAAACACGGGTGCGGAAGCGCGAAAATGTTAGCCGATGTTAGCCCCAATCGGCGGTTCGGGCGGGTAGTAGAGAGGGGGAGACGGTGTTAATTAACTTGAAAACCAAGCAGTTTGCGAGCGCGGGCGGCCACCGCTCCGTGTCACGCAGTCCCCTCCGGCCCGAAATGTTAGCAAATGTTAGTGTCGAACCGTGTGGCGGTATCGACCTGTGGGCGGAAACGCCGCGGTATCGATTAAACAGGCCATTAGCAGTTCACGCCCGTGTACTTACGAAGCTTCCGGATAAGGTTGGTCTTACTCCGGGAGCCTACCCAGGCAGCGCGAATAGCGGCTACAATTTTCCAATAATCAGTTCATCCCAACGAGCCACTGAGATAATGTTGAGCCCTGGTGCTTACGGCCAATTAGCCCACTTCGACGCCACCGAGGAAGCCACCGAACGCGAGGAACGAGCCGGTCGCGTCCATACTGGTACCATCGACCGACGTGACGCTCGACGTTCCGGTCCTCGAGCCAGCAACGATGTCGAGAACGCCGTCCCCGTTCACGTCGGCGACCGCGACCGTGAGATCGCCCGTGAAGCCCGGCAGTGCCAGGAAGCTCCGCAGTTCGGACTGATCGAGCCCGCTGAACACTTTCACGTGCGAGCTACCAGTTGCGGCCCCGACAACGACATCAACGCGACCGTCGCCATTCAGATCGCCCGCCGCGACCGTCACCCCGCCCAGGTAGCCCGGGAAAGCGAAGTAGCTCTGGAGCAACGAACCGTCGCGCCCGCTGAATATCTTGACGTGCGAGCCGCCCGTTCGGGAGCCGACGATCACGTCATCGAACCCGTCGCCGTCGACATCACCACTGGCGACATCGATCCCGCCCCGGGAGCCCTGGAAGGCAATGAAGCTGCCGATCTCACTCCCGTCGGCACCGCTGAACACTTTGACGTGCGAACCGCCCGTCCGGGTTCCGACGATCACGTCGTCGAACCCGTCGCCATCGACATCACCACTGGCGACATCGACCCCGCCCTGGAAACCCTGGAACGCGATGAAGCTGCGCTGGAGAGACCCGGTGGCCCCGTCGAAGGCCTTGACGTGCGAACCCGTGGCCGATGTCCCGGCGATTACGTCGGTGAACCCGTCACCGTTGGTGTCGCCGCCCGCGCTGGCCACCCCGCCCTGGAACCCGTCGAAGGCGAGGAAGCTGCGAATAAGGGAACCGTCCGCGGAACTGAAGATCTTGATGTGCGAACTCGTGTTCGCCGTGCCGACGATGATATCGGCGCGGCCGTCGGCGTTCACATCGTTGCCGGGCGTCGGCCGAACGGTTTGAGTCACCGTTCCCACACTGGCGAGGAAGTTGCCACCGACGGGGGTGAAACGCGCCGTGATCGTGTGCGTGCCCGAGGCGAGTGCCGCGGTCGAGAAGGTGGCCACCCCGGACCCGTTCACACTGACCGTAGCCAGAACCGTACCGTCGACACTGAACGTTACGGTTCCGGTCGGCGCGCCGCTCGCGGAGGAGACCGTTGCCGTGAAGGTGATCGCGTCGCGGAAGTCGGTTTCCGAATCGCTCGTGGTCAGTGCGGTTGTCGTGCCGCCGGCGGCCACGACCTGCGTCGCCGGTGCCGATGTGCTGCCCGCGTAGTTCGTGTCCCCGCCGTAGACTGCAGTGACGGTGTGTGATCCGCCCGAGAGGGTGGATGTGGTCAGTGTGGCGACGCCCGCACTGAGGGTACCGGCGCCCAGCAGTGTGGCCCCGTCGAAGAACGAGACCGAGCCGGTCGGCGCGCCCGCTCCCGGGGCCACCGGAGTAATCGTTGCGGTGAACGTCACCGCCTCACCGAATGCCGTCGTCGGGTCCGAAGACACCACCGTCAAGGTCGTACTCGCCTGGGAGACGATTTGCCCCCCGCTCAAGTTCCCCGAAGAGGTGTCGTAAATGCCCGCCCCCGCGTAGTTCACATCGACCGTGTGCGCGGCGGCGCTCAGTGAAGAAATTGCCGTAAACGTAGCGGTCCCACCGATCAGTGCCACCGTTTCAACGGTCGAACCGTCGATCACCAGCGTGACGTTCCCTGTTGGAGTGGCCCCGCTCCCCGCGACGGTCACCGAGAACGTCACCGGTTGTCCGAAGACCGCCGGGTTCACCGAAGACGTCACGGTCGCGGTGGGAGATTCGAGGGCGGTCAGGGTCACATCGTTACCGGTTCCACCGGCGTAGCTGATCCGGAAGGCCTGCCCGCTGACGGAGAAAACGGCCCCTTCTGCGAGGTCGATGAACGTTCCGGTCACCGCGTCGGTACCGTCGTTCGCGATAATCGTGAAGGTGCTGCCCAGGGCCGGGGTGAAGCCGAGGGTGACCGAGAGCGTTCCGTCCAGGGACACCGAACCGGTGACGCTCACCTGATCGTACTGCGTGCCGACCGCGGTGCCGTTCAGGTCCACACTCACAGTCGCGCCCGAATCCAAGGTCAAACCGCCCGTGCTGATGATCCCCAGCGGACCGCCCGGGGCAATGGTACCGGACCCGGTACTCACGGCCGGTAGCGTGCCCGAACCGCTCAGCGTGCTCTCGACAATGGCCAATTGACTGGTAGCGAGCGAGCCGTTAACGATCAACTCGCCGCCGTAGGCGTTTACGGTCCCGGTGTGCGTGCTCGTGCCCGTGAGCACCAGCGTGCCGGGGCCGTTCTTGTCGAAGTCCCACGAGCCGCTGATGGCGCCGGGGAGCGTCAAGGTCGTGCCGGCGGCGACATCGAAGGCCACGTTGTTGATGCCGGTGATCCCGATATCGCCCAGGATCGTGTTGGCGCCCGCGACGCTCATGATCTTGCTGAAGGCCGGGACGGGAACCCCGGAGATGTCGAGGGTCTTGGTCACGGGAACTGTGATCCCGCCGGAGAGTTCGAGAGTCGCTCCGTAGCCCACGTCGATCGTTGCGGCGGTGCCGGGGGCACCGAGCGCGCTCGCGCTGGCGGCCCGCAGGAAGCCCCCGAGGACGACCACGTTCCCGTCGAACGTGTTGGCCCCGCTCAGGACCGTTCGGCCGTCACCCGTTTGAGAAACAACGAGGTCGGACACCCCGCCACCGTCGCCGATGACACCGGTGATCGTCAGCGTCGCACCGGCCCGCGCCCCGATCCGGCTGCCGAGTACGAGGTTCACGTTCCCGGTGATCGTCGCGGCCCCGTTGAGAACCGCGAGCACGCCCCCGGACAGGTAGCCGTCGCCGGATACCGCAAACCCTTCCGCGATGGTCAGGTTCGATCCGCTGAAGAACACGCTGGCGACACTGACCACGGTGGTGCCGGCGGCCGTTGTTCCGAGGGCGGCATTACTTTCCGCTTGAATCACACCGGCGTTCACCGCGGTCGCACCCGCGTAAGTGTTGGCCCCCGCGAGCGCGAGAGTACCGGTGCCCGATTTGGTGATCCCGCCGTTCGCGATCACCGAAGTGATCCGCATCTCGGTCGAGTTCGAGGGATCGTCGTTCACGACCATCGAGAACGCTGCTGATCCGTTCAGGTCGAGGGTGCCCCCCTGGATCAGTGCGGTAGTGTCGTTACCTGCGTCAAAGGACGAAATGCTCGAAGAGAGAGTCAGAGTTCCCCCCGTCCCAATACTCACCGTGGACCCTTGCATAACGAGGGCATCGACCGCCTCGGACATGCCGTTCAGCTCGAAGACCGCGCCCTCGCCGACGGCCACGGTCGCGCCGTCGGCGATCTGGTTCGCGGCCAGGAGCTGAACCAGTTCGCCGCCGTCCCCGTCCCCAACGGTGAGGTCCCCGGCCACGGCCGTGGCGCCGGTCTTGTTCAGTCCGAGCGTTCCCTCGGTGAGGAGCGTTGTACCCGTGTAAGTGTTGCTCCCGCTCCCGGAGAGCAGCAGCGTCCCCCCGCCGGAAACGGTCAAACCCGCCACACCCGAGATAGCCCCACCGAAATCGAGTGCCCCGCCCGACGCGACGACCACGTCCCCGCCACCGAGAACCGTATCGAGCAAGAAGGCCGAAAAGCCCGACGTGTAGGTCGTGCTCACGTCCCCGCTCAGATCGATTCCGTTACCGACAATCGTGTAGTTGGCCCCCTGGACGGTGATCGAACTGAAGCTGGTCCCGCCGGCGAAGTCGTTGACCGTGGTTACGGGCGCACTCAGATCGGCGAAGACCAGATCGTCGCCGGCCGTGGGGACCATCCCGCCCCAGTTCGCGGCGGTCGTCCAGTTGCTGTCACCGCCCCCGCCGGTCCACGTCACGGTGCTCGGCGTGACGCGGTCTTCCAAACAGGTCAGCGAGAGCCGCTGCGCGAGCACCCGACGGCTCTTCCGGTTGAGACGGGCGGGGGCGCCAAGGCGCTGCAGAATCGAGTTAATCCACTTCATCTCGTTAACCACTTTCTGACACGATGTCGACCACTGCGGTGTGTTCACAGCGATGTCGGTGGCCGAGGGCGGGACCGGGCGCATGTCACGAGTCTGCCCGGACCGTAGTTCATGCCACGCGCGATTGAAGGGAGCGAAGGTGTAATTAACTGTGAACATGGGTCAAGAAGCCGCGGCATTGCGCCGTCGCGAGAATGTTCAGGAATAGGCTGAGGAATTTGTTGCGGGACAGACACAATGAACGAGTCTGGGGAGGAAAATGCTGTGGCTCCCTGTGACTCAGCCGCAGACCGTGATGAGGTGCCGCGAGGCCCCGAAATGAAATTTGATGGGGACATGAAGAACGCGCGGCGCAGAACGGGCTTTTCCCGTGACAGCGGAATGAGTGAATCCGCACCAGTGTCTGGTGCGTAGAGCTTTCGTCCCGCTGACGATTCACCCCATTACCTCGGGCACCAGATGTACCCCATACGCGCGCTCGCGGCCGTACTCCTGCTCACTTCACTCGCGCCCGCCGCGGACCCGGCCGAGTGGCCGCAGTGGCGCGGCCCGGCCCGCGACGGCACCGTTACCGGCCCGGCGTGGCCGGACAAGCTCGAGGGTGGTGCGCTCGAACGGGTCTGGCGCGTCGAGAAACTCGGCCCCAGTTACTCCGGGCCGATCGTTGCAACGGACCGCGTGTTCACGACGCAGACCGTGGACAAGAAAACCGAAGTCGTGACCGCGCACGACCGCAAGACCGGCAAGGAGTTGTGGAAAGCGAGCTGGGAGGGCTCCATTACGGTCCCGTTCTTCGCCGCGAAGAACGGGAGCTGGATCCGTTCGACGCCCGCGTTCGACGGCAAAACACTGTTCATCGCGGGCATCACGGACGTGCTAGTCGCGCTGGACGGGGGCACCGGAAAGGAAGCGTGGCGGCTCGACTTCGTCAAAGAGTTCGGCACTCCGTTGCCGGACTTCGGGTTCGTGTGCTCGCCGCTGGTCGATGATGCGGGCGTGTACGTGCAGGCCGGCGGCAGCTTCGTGAAGGTGGACAAGAAAACCGGGAAGGTTCTGTGGCGCGTGCTCAAGGACGGCGGCGGGACGATGGGCTCGGCCTTCTCCTCGCCCGTGTTCGCCAAGCTCGCGGGCGCGGATCAGGTGGTGGTGCAGACGCGGACGAAACTCGCCGGCGTGGAGCGGGACACGGGCAAGGAACTGTGGGCCAAGGAGGTTCCGTCGTTCCGCGGGATGAACATTCTCACGCCGGTGCCCGTCGGCGCGGACGGCATCCTCACCAGCACCTACGGCGGCAACACGCGCCTGGTGCGCGTGAAAAGCGCGGACGGGAAGTTCGACACGAGTGATGCGTGGGCACTGCGGTACGAGGGCTACATGTCCACGCCGGTCGTTGTGGACGGGCACGCTTACGTTCTGGGCAAGGACAAGCGCCTGGTGTGCGTCGACGTGAAGACCGGCAAGGAGGCGTGGAGCACCGACGACCGGTTCGGGGACTATTGGAGCTTGATCGCGAACAAGGACCGAATTCTCGCCCTCGACAGCCGCGGGATACTGTACTTGTTAAAGGCCAATGCGAAGGAATTCGATCTGATCGAAAAACGCAAGGTCGCGGAATCCGAGACCTGGGCACACCTCGCGGTCTGTGGCAACGAGATCTTCATTCGCGACCTGAACGG
The Gemmata palustris DNA segment above includes these coding regions:
- a CDS encoding PA0069 family radical SAM protein, yielding MGDARIDAVGRGSNLRPINRFDSTSRVSALDVIEPDADDLAALSNPATEFISDRTKSVVSENDSPDVGFRYSLNPYRGCEHGCSYCYARPTHEYLGFDAGLGFETKIVVKHDAPKLFRAFLARDGWVPEPIALSGVTDPYQPCERRLRLTRRCLEVAAVSSQPVSIITKNALVLRDLDLLAPMAADGLVHVNISVTTLDAALARSMEPRASAPLARLRAVRELSAAGVPVRVLVAPVIPGLNDAEMPTVLEAAKVAGAGAAGYVMLRLPLAVAPVFLDWMARTFPERVSRVEGRVRDARGGRLNNSAFDQRMTGTGEYAGFIRKVFKVFSRRLGLDGGLPPYDCSKFRPPPDANGQGRLF
- a CDS encoding beta strand repeat-containing protein yields the protein MKWINSILQRLGAPARLNRKSRRVLAQRLSLTCLEDRVTPSTVTWTGGGGDSNWTTAANWGGMVPTAGDDLVFADLSAPVTTVNDFAGGTSFSSITVQGANYTIVGNGIDLSGDVSTTYTSGFSAFLLDTVLGGGDVVVASGGALDFGGAISGVAGLTVSGGGTLLLSGSGSNTYTGTTLLTEGTLGLNKTGATAVAGDLTVGDGDGGELVQLLAANQIADGATVAVGEGAVFELNGMSEAVDALVMQGSTVSIGTGGTLTLSSSISSFDAGNDTTALIQGGTLDLNGSAAFSMVVNDDPSNSTEMRITSVIANGGITKSGTGTLALAGANTYAGATAVNAGVIQAESNAALGTTAAGTTVVSVASVFFSGSNLTIAEGFAVSGDGYLSGGVLAVLNGAATITGNVNLVLGSRIGARAGATLTITGVIGDGGGVSDLVVSQTGDGRTVLSGANTFDGNVVVLGGFLRAASASALGAPGTAATIDVGYGATLELSGGITVPVTKTLDISGVPVPAFSKIMSVAGANTILGDIGITGINNVAFDVAAGTTLTLPGAISGSWDFDKNGPGTLVLTGTSTHTGTVNAYGGELIVNGSLATSQLAIVESTLSGSGTLPAVSTGSGTIAPGGPLGIISTGGLTLDSGATVSVDLNGTAVGTQYDQVSVTGSVSLDGTLSVTLGFTPALGSTFTIIANDGTDAVTGTFIDLAEGAVFSVSGQAFRISYAGGTGNDVTLTALESPTATVTSSVNPAVFGQPVTFSVTVAGSGATPTGNVTLVIDGSTVETVALIGGTATFTAISSLSAAAHTVDVNYAGAGIYDTSSGNLSGGQIVSQASTTLTVVSSDPTTAFGEAVTFTATITPVAPGAGAPTGSVSFFDGATLLGAGTLSAGVATLTTSTLSGGSHTVTAVYGGDTNYAGSTSAPATQVVAAGGTTTALTTSDSETDFRDAITFTATVSSASGAPTGTVTFSVDGTVLATVSVNGSGVATFSTAALASGTHTITARFTPVGGNFLASVGTVTQTVRPTPGNDVNADGRADIIVGTANTSSHIKIFSSADGSLIRSFLAFDGFQGGVASAGGDTNGDGFTDVIAGTSATGSHVKAFDGATGSLQRSFIAFQGFQGGVDVASGDVDGDGFDDVIVGTRTGGSHVKVFSGADGSEIGSFIAFQGSRGGIDVASGDVDGDGFDDVIVGSRTGGSHVKIFSGRDGSLLQSYFAFPGYLGGVTVAAGDLNGDGRVDVVVGAATGSSHVKVFSGLDQSELRSFLALPGFTGDLTVAVADVNGDGVLDIVAGSRTGTSSVTSVDGTSMDATGSFLAFGGFLGGVEVG
- a CDS encoding PQQ-binding-like beta-propeller repeat protein yields the protein MYPIRALAAVLLLTSLAPAADPAEWPQWRGPARDGTVTGPAWPDKLEGGALERVWRVEKLGPSYSGPIVATDRVFTTQTVDKKTEVVTAHDRKTGKELWKASWEGSITVPFFAAKNGSWIRSTPAFDGKTLFIAGITDVLVALDGGTGKEAWRLDFVKEFGTPLPDFGFVCSPLVDDAGVYVQAGGSFVKVDKKTGKVLWRVLKDGGGTMGSAFSSPVFAKLAGADQVVVQTRTKLAGVERDTGKELWAKEVPSFRGMNILTPVPVGADGILTSTYGGNTRLVRVKSADGKFDTSDAWALRYEGYMSTPVVVDGHAYVLGKDKRLVCVDVKTGKEAWSTDDRFGDYWSLIANKDRILALDSRGILYLLKANAKEFDLIEKRKVAESETWAHLAVCGNEIFIRDLNGLSAWRWSGK